From a single Bacteroidia bacterium genomic region:
- a CDS encoding CHAT domain-containing protein: MPDDNNLRLPFGEKSSFDMDTADYRGDFRDMIQSRAYRITPEMEEWLNKPISETSIVACLRSFYENAPVGLLIYFFEDDMLKVYFLTTQGFQFQGQAEVTLEEMSRLGDDLSIGLNLNKHSHNRAPRKRGMEWGEESEQESPIDARNIIRTISALLFPEGLGENILENKTEHLIVIPALNIQQIPFAILTPFADDTLFIDKWSYSMAASLYEIARLTVRKQVAKSGEIGFDKPTTLYRDALFVGNPVFSTEGNWILPPLPGAEEEVKNISGQLSVAPEQVLIGPAATLPEIKNKGGNVSILYLATHGIADPENPLDGSGLFFTPTEDNPQGFWSAREIQQNRFSAILVILSACQTGLGQSQDTGVIGLSRAFQLAGAENIIMSLWSVDDNATNSLMQLFMKKIHEPHRFFPCEPLRQAMLEYRKQNPGAEPVYWASFSTFGIPY, translated from the coding sequence ATGCCCGACGACAATAACCTCCGCCTTCCCTTTGGTGAAAAGTCTTCTTTTGATATGGATACGGCTGACTACCGGGGCGATTTTCGCGATATGATTCAGTCCAGGGCATACAGGATTACCCCGGAGATGGAAGAATGGCTGAATAAACCCATTTCCGAAACCTCCATTGTCGCCTGCCTGCGGTCTTTTTATGAAAACGCGCCGGTCGGACTGCTGATCTACTTTTTTGAAGATGATATGCTGAAAGTTTATTTTCTCACCACACAGGGATTTCAGTTTCAGGGGCAGGCAGAAGTTACTCTGGAGGAAATGTCGCGTCTGGGTGACGATCTGAGTATCGGGCTGAATCTCAACAAACATTCACACAACCGGGCACCCCGCAAAAGAGGCATGGAATGGGGGGAGGAATCTGAACAGGAATCGCCTATTGATGCCCGGAATATCATTCGCACCATCAGCGCTCTCCTGTTTCCCGAGGGTCTGGGCGAAAACATTCTGGAAAACAAAACCGAACACCTCATTGTCATTCCTGCCCTCAATATCCAGCAGATTCCTTTTGCAATTTTAACCCCATTTGCTGACGATACGCTTTTTATCGACAAATGGTCTTACTCCATGGCCGCAAGTCTTTACGAAATTGCCAGGCTTACGGTGCGCAAACAGGTGGCCAAAAGCGGGGAGATCGGCTTTGATAAACCCACAACCCTGTATCGCGATGCGCTGTTTGTAGGAAATCCGGTATTTAGTACAGAAGGCAACTGGATTCTGCCTCCGCTTCCCGGTGCAGAAGAGGAGGTAAAAAATATTTCGGGACAGTTGTCTGTGGCACCCGAACAGGTGCTGATCGGACCCGCCGCCACTTTACCGGAGATAAAAAATAAAGGGGGCAACGTTTCGATCCTCTATCTGGCTACGCATGGCATCGCAGATCCGGAGAATCCGCTGGATGGGAGCGGGTTGTTTTTCACCCCTACAGAAGACAATCCGCAAGGCTTCTGGTCGGCGAGGGAAATTCAGCAGAATCGGTTTTCTGCCATTCTGGTCATTCTCAGCGCCTGCCAGACAGGGCTGGGGCAAAGTCAGGACACCGGGGTGATCGGGCTCAGCCGTGCGTTTCAACTCGCAGGAGCAGAAAATATTATCATGAGCCTTTGGTCGGTGGATGACAATGCCACCAACAGTCTGATGCAGCTTTTTATGAAAAAAATACACGAACCCCACCGGTTTTTTCCCTGCGAACCGCTGCGTCAGGCCATGCTTGAATACCGCAAACAGAATCCCGGAGCCGAACCCGTTTACTGGGCTTCGTTTTCTACATTCGGGATCCCGTATTAG
- a CDS encoding DUF4253 domain-containing protein: MGLFDKLFGKKQTGNNAPFSADTLTDNEKQLCKNANLSGEDGLLLKKLTQQPIEELKFEYEYQETEKPDAIGSWATEENARKIVLDNLDHFKKQGKYIFIFGIAQNGYIVGLTGATSDPYKLMEKAETNGMNYDIETKHIIEKYKKWDNTFGIIPISIGFDFCECQIKNTDIDYKALAQEVYEFCPDVVDQGTETVEALEAEIKRTGRIYLWWD; the protein is encoded by the coding sequence ATGGGACTATTTGACAAACTTTTCGGCAAAAAACAAACAGGCAATAACGCCCCATTTTCAGCAGACACTCTGACAGACAACGAAAAGCAACTTTGCAAAAACGCAAACCTTTCCGGGGAGGACGGTTTGTTATTGAAAAAGCTGACACAACAACCCATAGAAGAGCTGAAATTTGAGTATGAATATCAGGAAACTGAAAAGCCAGATGCTATTGGCAGTTGGGCTACCGAAGAAAACGCAAGAAAAATTGTGTTAGACAACCTTGACCACTTTAAGAAACAGGGGAAATACATTTTCATATTCGGAATTGCTCAAAACGGATACATAGTTGGCCTGACAGGTGCGACTTCTGACCCATATAAACTCATGGAGAAGGCCGAAACGAACGGTATGAATTACGACATTGAGACAAAACATATAATCGAAAAATATAAAAAGTGGGACAACACATTTGGTATTATACCCATTAGCATTGGCTTTGACTTTTGCGAGTGTCAAATCAAAAACACAGACATAGACTATAAAGCATTAGCTCAGGAAGTCTATGAATTTTGCCCAGACGTTGTTGACCAGGGGACAGAAACAGTAGAAGCACTTGAAGCAGAAATAAAACGAACGGGGAGAATCTACTTATGGTGGGATTAA
- a CDS encoding DUF4268 domain-containing protein: MYLIDKEKNRIFKLKEMTFSELKFREREHLQEWIANNPNSLGEELLIIQKEFSGFNETNERLDLLALDKFGNLVIIENKLDDSGKDVTWQVIKYASYCASLTKQDILKIYQDFLGTSAIAQDRISEFYDNKDISEIVLNQGLNSQRLILVAANFRREVTSTVLWLMNFKIRLQCFKVTPFAFGEQLFLNVEQILPTKDTEDFAISIATKAQEEIEVQETLKSRHHIRLKFWGQFINASNQVNNLFSNNSPSKDNWIGKGIGMSGVNLNFVATSNYCRGEVFINRGNKEENKEIFDYFYAMKDKIEQDFGGQLEWERMDDNITSRIKNQFDGVSYFEESDWKKMNEFLIDVSVRMEKAFKEPIKKLNNYWKNK; the protein is encoded by the coding sequence ATGTACCTGATAGACAAAGAAAAAAATAGAATATTCAAACTGAAAGAAATGACTTTTTCCGAACTGAAATTCAGAGAAAGAGAACATTTACAGGAATGGATTGCTAACAACCCAAACTCACTTGGAGAAGAACTTCTAATTATTCAGAAAGAATTTAGTGGATTCAATGAAACGAACGAAAGACTTGATTTACTCGCATTAGACAAGTTTGGAAACCTTGTAATCATTGAAAACAAACTTGACGACTCAGGAAAGGACGTTACTTGGCAAGTAATCAAATATGCTTCGTATTGTGCTAGCCTAACAAAACAAGACATACTAAAAATTTACCAAGACTTTTTAGGAACTTCAGCAATCGCCCAAGACCGAATTTCAGAATTTTATGATAACAAGGACATTTCAGAAATCGTCTTAAATCAAGGCTTGAACTCACAAAGACTAATTCTCGTAGCAGCAAATTTTAGAAGAGAAGTAACATCGACAGTTTTGTGGTTAATGAACTTTAAAATTAGACTTCAATGCTTCAAAGTGACACCTTTTGCTTTTGGGGAACAGCTCTTTTTAAATGTTGAGCAAATTTTACCAACCAAGGACACAGAAGACTTTGCAATAAGTATAGCAACAAAAGCACAAGAAGAAATTGAAGTTCAGGAGACATTAAAAAGCAGACATCATATTCGACTAAAATTTTGGGGACAATTTATAAATGCAAGCAATCAAGTAAACAACTTGTTTTCAAACAACTCCCCTTCCAAAGACAATTGGATAGGTAAAGGAATTGGAATGAGCGGTGTAAACTTAAATTTCGTGGCAACTAGCAACTATTGTCGTGGTGAAGTTTTTATTAATCGCGGGAACAAAGAAGAAAACAAAGAAATATTTGACTACTTCTATGCTATGAAAGACAAAATTGAACAAGATTTTGGAGGACAATTGGAGTGGGAAAGAATGGACGACAACATAACTTCACGAATTAAAAACCAATTTGACGGAGTGAGTTACTTCGAAGAAAGTGATTGGAAAAAGATGAACGAATTTCTAATTGACGTTTCTGTTCGGATGGAAAAAGCATTTAAAGAACCAATCAAAAAACTGAATAACTATTGGAAAAACAAATAA
- a CDS encoding 3'-5' exoribonuclease, whose protein sequence is MAYIMVDIESDGPIPGDFSMISFGAVLVDEQLDKTFYGKLKPISDKYIPEALAVSGHSRDETLTFDDPKIVMTDFADWIKTTCKDRPIFISDNNGFDWMFVCWYFHHFIGANPFGFSSQNLGSLYKGIEKDTFKTFKHLRKTKHTHNPVDDAKGNAEALLTMKKEFGLKIKF, encoded by the coding sequence ATGGCATATATAATGGTTGACATAGAAAGCGACGGACCTATTCCAGGTGACTTTTCTATGATTTCTTTTGGAGCAGTTTTAGTTGACGAACAACTTGACAAAACATTTTATGGCAAACTTAAGCCCATATCTGACAAATATATTCCGGAAGCACTTGCCGTATCGGGACATTCAAGAGACGAGACTTTGACTTTTGACGATCCCAAGATTGTAATGACAGACTTTGCCGATTGGATTAAAACGACTTGCAAGGACAGACCTATTTTCATTAGCGACAATAATGGTTTTGATTGGATGTTCGTTTGTTGGTATTTCCATCACTTCATCGGAGCAAATCCATTTGGATTTAGTTCGCAGAACTTAGGGAGTCTTTACAAAGGCATTGAAAAAGACACCTTTAAAACATTCAAGCATTTACGAAAAACCAAGCATACGCATAATCCAGTGGATGATGCAAAAGGTAATGCGGAAGCATTGCTTACAATGAAAAAAGAGTTTGGATTAAAGATAAAATTCTAA
- a CDS encoding ADP-ribosylglycohydrolase family protein, with product MIVEGAIGDAYGAGFEFADRAVIEAHNNLSGYIPHPVYASINQKYTDDTQMAVALVELILSGNDWNSLNIANAFVTSFKRDPREGYARRFYAFLTEIETGQDLLDKIISKSERNGAAMRAYPLGALHDIQQIKEWSRIQAEVTHQTQNAVVAAEAIALISHFFIYDLGTKEELLDFVRNHTGHNWAGSWKTEVETNAIQTVEAVLDIMISGKKLSQMLIDSVNLGGDVDTVASLVLAIGSASKGYENDLPQNLYDDLENDKFGRDYLIQLDQKWASFVQDQLNNRGAFPQT from the coding sequence ATGATCGTAGAAGGCGCAATTGGTGATGCTTATGGAGCGGGTTTCGAGTTTGCCGACCGGGCAGTAATTGAGGCGCACAATAACCTGAGCGGGTACATTCCCCACCCTGTTTATGCGTCCATTAACCAAAAATATACTGACGATACGCAGATGGCTGTTGCCCTGGTCGAATTGATTTTAAGCGGAAATGACTGGAACAGCCTGAACATCGCCAATGCCTTTGTTACTTCCTTTAAAAGAGATCCGAGAGAAGGTTATGCAAGACGCTTTTATGCCTTTTTAACCGAAATAGAAACGGGGCAGGATCTATTGGATAAAATCATTTCAAAAAGCGAGCGAAATGGCGCTGCCATGCGGGCTTACCCTTTAGGTGCGCTCCATGATATTCAACAAATAAAGGAATGGTCGCGTATTCAGGCTGAGGTAACCCACCAAACTCAAAACGCAGTTGTGGCTGCCGAGGCCATTGCATTGATAAGTCATTTTTTTATCTATGACCTGGGAACAAAAGAAGAATTGTTGGATTTTGTCCGCAATCATACCGGGCACAACTGGGCAGGAAGCTGGAAAACAGAAGTTGAAACTAACGCTATCCAGACCGTAGAGGCGGTTCTCGATATCATGATCTCCGGAAAAAAGTTATCCCAGATGCTGATCGATTCTGTCAACCTGGGCGGAGACGTGGATACAGTGGCATCGCTGGTTCTTGCTATCGGATCAGCTTCAAAAGGCTATGAAAATGACCTTCCCCAAAATCTTTACGACGATCTGGAAAACGATAAATTTGGAAGAGATTATTTAATCCAACTGGATCAAAAATGGGCCTCATTCGTTCAGGATCAACTGAACAACAGAGGAGCTTTCCCCCAAACCTAA
- the ggt gene encoding gamma-glutamyltransferase, with product MYRRLTLLMVSFLVGSGYFSCQQPVSQPEVKAPVFAEKAMVVSAHPLATQVGVDILKKGGNAFDAMVGVHFALAVVLPAAGNIGGGGFMVSRKADGTVHTLDFREMGPAAAHRDMYLDSAGNVIENLSWLGHLAAGVPGSVDGMFTAHDSLGKLPIATLIQPAIDLAANGFPLTEKEAEGLNSSMQRFLQYNTTENVFTSREAWHTGDMIRYPDLAHTLELVRDHGKAGFYEGETADKIVAEMERGNGIMTHEDLKNYRSVWREPVRGTYRGLGIISMGPPSSGGIALMQLLKMVEPYPLAPYGHHSAEAVHLITEAERRVYADRAKHLGDQDFYPVPVQGLLDEKYLSERMRNFHADKASRSDSIEAGVPPLAESEQTTHYSIVDAEGNAVSVTTTINGGYGSCVVVGGAGFLLNNEMDDFSIKPGVPNAYGLVGAEANAVEPGKRMLSSMTPTIVEKEGKLLMVVGTPGGSTIITSVFQNILNVVDYGYGMQQSVSSPRFHHQWLPDQIDYEDGALTKPVMETLKRMGHSFNVRGAIGRVDAILVLPDGRLEGGADPRGDDTAGGF from the coding sequence ATGTATCGCCGTCTGACTTTGTTAATGGTCTCATTTTTAGTTGGTTCCGGATATTTTTCCTGCCAGCAGCCGGTATCCCAACCGGAGGTAAAAGCCCCTGTATTTGCCGAAAAGGCCATGGTCGTCTCTGCCCATCCCCTGGCGACGCAGGTGGGGGTTGACATTCTGAAAAAGGGTGGCAATGCATTTGATGCCATGGTCGGCGTTCATTTTGCGCTGGCTGTTGTTTTGCCCGCCGCTGGTAATATTGGTGGGGGCGGGTTTATGGTTTCCCGAAAAGCGGATGGCACGGTTCATACCCTCGATTTCCGGGAAATGGGCCCAGCTGCTGCACACCGCGATATGTATCTCGACAGTGCGGGGAATGTAATTGAAAATCTGAGCTGGCTGGGACACCTGGCAGCGGGAGTGCCGGGATCCGTAGATGGCATGTTTACGGCGCATGATTCGTTGGGAAAATTGCCTATAGCTACGCTGATTCAACCTGCCATAGACCTCGCTGCCAATGGTTTTCCGTTGACCGAAAAGGAGGCGGAAGGACTGAACAGCAGTATGCAGCGATTTCTCCAATACAATACTACTGAAAATGTATTTACCAGCCGGGAAGCATGGCATACCGGAGATATGATCCGTTACCCCGACCTTGCGCATACACTAGAATTGGTCCGCGACCATGGAAAAGCGGGATTTTATGAAGGGGAAACGGCAGATAAAATTGTTGCGGAAATGGAGCGGGGAAATGGTATCATGACGCATGAAGACTTAAAAAATTATCGCTCGGTATGGCGCGAACCAGTACGGGGAACCTATCGCGGATTGGGAATTATCAGCATGGGGCCTCCTTCCAGTGGGGGTATCGCGCTGATGCAATTGCTTAAAATGGTAGAACCTTATCCACTTGCCCCATACGGCCATCATTCTGCGGAAGCCGTTCACCTGATTACCGAAGCGGAGCGCAGGGTTTATGCAGACCGGGCAAAACATCTCGGCGATCAGGACTTTTATCCGGTTCCGGTTCAGGGCTTGCTCGATGAAAAATACCTCTCTGAGCGCATGCGCAACTTTCATGCAGACAAAGCCTCCCGAAGCGATTCCATAGAAGCCGGAGTGCCGCCCCTGGCTGAAAGCGAGCAGACTACGCATTACTCGATCGTCGATGCAGAGGGGAATGCTGTTTCCGTTACCACAACCATCAATGGCGGGTATGGTTCTTGTGTGGTAGTAGGTGGCGCAGGTTTTCTCCTCAACAATGAAATGGATGATTTCAGTATAAAACCAGGTGTACCCAATGCCTACGGTCTCGTAGGCGCCGAGGCGAATGCCGTCGAGCCCGGAAAACGAATGCTCAGTTCGATGACACCTACGATTGTTGAGAAAGAGGGAAAATTGCTGATGGTAGTAGGCACGCCCGGCGGTTCGACGATCATCACTTCTGTCTTTCAAAATATCCTCAACGTTGTGGATTATGGTTACGGCATGCAGCAATCTGTCTCCTCACCGAGGTTTCACCATCAATGGCTGCCTGACCAGATTGATTATGAAGACGGCGCTTTGACCAAGCCCGTCATGGAAACCCTGAAGCGTATGGGGCATAGTTTTAATGTCCGCGGCGCCATCGGTCGGGTGGATGCGATATTGGTTTTGCCAGACGGCAGGCTGGAAGGCGGCGCTGATCCGAGAGGCGATGATACAGCGGGAGGATTTTAG
- a CDS encoding MFS transporter: protein MTKENRLFYGSCFALITTALSFSIRAGILPQLGEQLSLSAEQLGMINSMWFFGFPISMVIGGLIYHNVGGKIIMQFAFFAHAVGIIMTIFAGSFATLMLSTFLIGLGNGCTEAACNPMIADTYEGNTMSKMLNRFHMWFPGGIVIGSLVSFFMTGAGMSWQAQIWIILIPTIVYAYLFWGQDWPKAKVAQAGTLSGNLRAMISPLFIFMLVCMWFTAQTEFGPTQWVELILKSSGAAPMLVLALITGTMAVARYFGGNAVHKFNTTGVLLGSAVLAALGLFLFTQLTGPVVYVVAIIFALGVAYFWPNMIGFIADYIPKSGALGMSVVGALGMLSSYFMQPVIGRWIDSNREAGIAQGLTGNDLELFTGQETLGTIFFFPVVLIVMFTILFFWMKNHTKENVAEKVAA, encoded by the coding sequence ATGACAAAAGAAAACAGACTATTTTACGGGAGTTGTTTTGCGCTGATTACGACGGCTCTGTCGTTTAGTATCAGAGCTGGGATTCTCCCACAGCTTGGCGAGCAACTGAGTTTGTCTGCCGAACAACTGGGGATGATCAACTCGATGTGGTTTTTTGGATTTCCTATTTCCATGGTTATCGGCGGATTGATTTATCACAATGTAGGTGGGAAAATTATCATGCAGTTTGCATTTTTTGCGCATGCCGTTGGTATTATTATGACCATTTTCGCTGGTAGCTTCGCAACCTTAATGCTTTCTACCTTTTTGATAGGATTGGGTAACGGCTGTACAGAAGCAGCTTGTAACCCAATGATTGCAGATACCTACGAAGGAAATACGATGAGCAAAATGCTGAATCGTTTCCATATGTGGTTTCCTGGTGGTATCGTGATCGGAAGTTTGGTTTCTTTCTTTATGACGGGAGCAGGAATGAGCTGGCAGGCGCAGATCTGGATTATCTTAATTCCTACCATCGTTTATGCTTATCTCTTCTGGGGACAAGACTGGCCAAAAGCCAAAGTTGCACAGGCCGGTACTTTGTCAGGTAACCTGAGAGCTATGATCTCTCCCTTGTTTATTTTTATGCTGGTATGTATGTGGTTTACCGCACAGACCGAATTTGGCCCTACCCAGTGGGTGGAGTTGATCCTGAAGTCAAGTGGTGCTGCGCCTATGCTGGTACTGGCTTTGATCACCGGAACGATGGCTGTTGCCCGTTACTTTGGCGGGAATGCCGTTCATAAGTTTAATACTACAGGCGTATTGCTCGGCTCTGCGGTTCTCGCCGCTCTGGGATTATTCCTGTTTACTCAATTGACAGGCCCGGTAGTATATGTTGTTGCTATCATCTTTGCACTGGGTGTTGCCTATTTCTGGCCCAATATGATTGGCTTTATCGCTGATTATATTCCAAAGAGTGGTGCATTGGGTATGTCTGTTGTGGGAGCACTGGGCATGTTGTCTTCCTATTTTATGCAACCTGTCATCGGTCGCTGGATCGACTCCAATCGCGAAGCAGGTATTGCTCAGGGGCTTACGGGTAATGATCTGGAATTATTTACCGGACAGGAAACTTTGGGGACAATTTTCTTCTTTCCTGTAGTACTGATTGTAATGTTCACCATCCTCTTTTTCTGGATGAAAAATCATACAAAGGAAAACGTTGCGGAAAAAGTAGCTGCATAA
- a CDS encoding sugar phosphate isomerase/epimerase: MKTIKGPAIFLAQFMGDQAPFNNFKNICEWAADLGFVGVQVPSWDSRAIDLKLAAESQTYVDEMKGIAAEAGVEITELSTHLQGQLVAVHPCYDLMFDGFAPKEVHGNPKARTEWAVNQLKMAAKASRNFGIDVHATFSGALLWPYMYPWPQRPAGLVEVGFDELAKRWMPILNAFDEVGVDVCYEIHPGEDLHDGVSFERFREATGNHKRVNMLYDPSHYILQQLDYLDHIDIYHEFIKMFHVKDAEFNPTGRSGVYGGYSGWVERAGRFRSLGDGQIDFGAIFSKLTQYDYDGWAVLEWECCLKHPEQGAAEGAMFIEDHIIRVTEKAFDDFADSGVDEVTNRKILGL, translated from the coding sequence ATGAAAACAATCAAAGGACCCGCTATATTTCTCGCTCAGTTTATGGGCGACCAGGCCCCATTCAACAACTTTAAAAATATTTGCGAATGGGCCGCAGACCTGGGCTTTGTCGGTGTGCAGGTTCCCAGCTGGGACAGCCGCGCCATCGACCTGAAACTCGCGGCAGAAAGCCAGACCTATGTCGATGAGATGAAAGGCATCGCTGCCGAAGCTGGTGTGGAGATTACAGAACTTTCCACTCACCTTCAGGGGCAACTCGTGGCTGTACACCCTTGTTATGACCTGATGTTTGATGGTTTTGCTCCCAAAGAAGTACATGGCAACCCGAAGGCGCGTACCGAATGGGCCGTCAATCAATTAAAAATGGCTGCCAAAGCTTCGCGCAACTTTGGGATAGATGTTCACGCTACATTCTCTGGCGCTTTGTTATGGCCTTATATGTACCCCTGGCCGCAGCGTCCCGCCGGGTTGGTGGAAGTCGGGTTCGACGAATTGGCCAAACGCTGGATGCCAATCCTGAATGCATTTGACGAAGTCGGCGTGGACGTGTGTTATGAAATTCACCCCGGAGAAGACCTCCATGATGGGGTCTCTTTCGAGCGGTTTCGCGAAGCTACCGGCAACCACAAACGGGTAAATATGCTGTATGACCCCAGCCACTATATTCTGCAACAACTCGATTACCTGGATCATATTGATATTTATCACGAATTTATCAAAATGTTTCACGTAAAAGATGCCGAATTTAATCCTACGGGAAGATCGGGCGTATATGGCGGCTACTCCGGCTGGGTAGAAAGAGCAGGACGGTTCCGCTCTTTGGGTGATGGACAAATTGACTTTGGTGCGATCTTCAGCAAACTTACCCAATACGACTATGACGGATGGGCCGTGCTGGAATGGGAATGTTGTCTGAAACATCCTGAACAAGGCGCAGCCGAAGGTGCGATGTTTATCGAAGACCATATCATTCGCGTTACGGAAAAAGCATTTGACGACTTTGCCGACAGCGGGGTGGATGAGGTTACCAACCGTAAAATTCTTGGCCTGTAA
- a CDS encoding Gfo/Idh/MocA family oxidoreductase, with protein sequence MSRKMRMGMVGGGRGAFIGAVHRMAAALDGEIELVCGAFSSNPEKSKASGQDLYLPPNRVYGSFEEMILEEKKLPVGERMDFVSIVTPNHMHFPPAKMALEHGFPVVCDKPLAFSLAEAKALKSLVDSSGLMFALTHNYTGYPLVKQARDMVKSGAIGKIRKVVVEYPQGWLSSFLEGSGQKQADWRTDPSRSGIAGAMGDIGTHAENLAEFITGLKITELCADLTAFVEGRKLDDDGNVLLRFDNGAKGVLHASQISQGEENALNIRIYGETGGLEWRQMEPNTLLHKTNDGVRILRTGVGALSESAQAHTRIPAGHPEGYLEAFANIYRNFARALRKKLNGETPSEFDMDFPKVDDGVRGMAFIESVVESSNSNEKWYKFKS encoded by the coding sequence ATGAGCAGAAAAATGAGAATGGGTATGGTAGGTGGAGGCCGTGGTGCTTTCATTGGTGCCGTACACCGGATGGCTGCTGCCCTTGATGGCGAAATCGAACTGGTCTGTGGGGCCTTTAGCAGCAATCCTGAAAAATCCAAAGCATCGGGACAGGATCTTTATCTTCCTCCCAACCGGGTATATGGTTCCTTTGAGGAGATGATTCTTGAAGAGAAAAAACTACCCGTCGGCGAACGTATGGATTTTGTCTCCATCGTCACGCCCAACCACATGCACTTTCCCCCGGCAAAGATGGCACTGGAACATGGGTTTCCGGTAGTTTGCGACAAACCGCTGGCGTTTTCACTTGCCGAAGCCAAAGCGCTGAAATCTCTCGTAGATAGCTCCGGGTTGATGTTTGCGCTCACCCACAACTACACCGGTTATCCGCTGGTAAAACAAGCGCGCGACATGGTAAAAAGTGGTGCCATTGGCAAGATTCGCAAGGTAGTGGTAGAATACCCACAGGGCTGGCTTTCGTCTTTCCTCGAAGGAAGCGGACAGAAGCAGGCAGACTGGCGTACAGACCCAAGCCGATCTGGTATAGCTGGTGCGATGGGGGATATCGGTACACATGCCGAAAACCTCGCGGAGTTTATCACCGGGTTGAAAATCACAGAACTTTGCGCAGACCTTACCGCTTTCGTAGAAGGCCGTAAACTCGACGACGATGGAAACGTCCTGCTCCGCTTTGACAACGGTGCAAAGGGCGTGCTGCATGCCAGCCAGATCTCCCAGGGCGAAGAGAACGCCCTCAATATTCGCATCTACGGAGAAACCGGTGGCCTCGAATGGCGCCAGATGGAACCCAATACGCTCCTCCATAAAACCAATGATGGGGTAAGGATACTGCGCACAGGCGTTGGCGCACTTTCAGAAAGTGCCCAGGCGCATACCCGTATCCCGGCAGGGCATCCCGAAGGTTATCTCGAAGCATTTGCCAATATCTACCGCAATTTTGCCCGCGCCCTGCGCAAAAAACTCAATGGCGAAACGCCCTCTGAGTTTGATATGGATTTCCCCAAAGTTGATGATGGGGTAAGAGGAATGGCATTTATTGAAAGTGTCGTCGAATCCTCCAACAGCAACGAGAAATGGTATAAGTTTAAAAGTTAA
- a CDS encoding DUF5694 domain-containing protein → MRSVVYFFLLLIVSALSQYGFVSPASPDTGKVRVMVLGSHFLPHDILRPGRQKEVAALVEGLARFSPDKVIVDVPAQSLWEQRLDEDYLAFLKGTHILNRSVREQIGFRLASFLGHTHLFGVDTEDGFNLGAYLSEVQADFHSPAVDMMVQTGRGIETAKQQHLNYGTLSSYFAYLNNPGNLSYEHGSYIKGLTQISNAGTASGTSILAEWYKYHMELLANLSRIVSPKDQKVIVIVDSGYAAVLHELIDADPRFEWEDPTQFLNIQ, encoded by the coding sequence ATGCGAAGCGTGGTGTATTTTTTCCTGCTATTGATAGTCTCTGCTCTGAGTCAATACGGGTTTGTTTCTCCGGCATCGCCGGATACCGGTAAAGTCCGGGTGATGGTTTTGGGCAGCCATTTTTTGCCTCATGATATCCTGCGCCCCGGCCGGCAGAAAGAGGTGGCCGCACTTGTGGAAGGGCTTGCACGGTTTTCGCCTGACAAGGTCATTGTAGATGTGCCTGCACAATCATTGTGGGAACAGCGTTTGGATGAAGACTACCTTGCATTTTTGAAGGGAACTCATATTCTCAACCGTTCGGTAAGAGAGCAGATAGGATTTCGGCTGGCCAGTTTTCTCGGTCATACGCATTTGTTTGGCGTTGATACAGAAGATGGATTTAACCTGGGCGCCTATTTGTCTGAGGTACAGGCAGATTTCCACTCTCCCGCAGTGGATATGATGGTTCAGACCGGGAGAGGAATTGAGACCGCCAAGCAGCAGCATCTCAATTACGGAACGTTGAGCAGTTATTTTGCCTACCTCAATAATCCCGGGAACCTGAGTTACGAACACGGTTCTTATATAAAAGGACTGACCCAGATTTCCAATGCAGGTACGGCCTCCGGTACGTCTATTCTCGCCGAGTGGTATAAATATCATATGGAGCTTCTCGCCAATCTTAGCCGTATTGTTTCTCCAAAAGATCAGAAGGTGATCGTGATTGTCGACTCCGGTTATGCCGCAGTTTTACACGAACTGATCGACGCCGACCCCCGTTTTGAATGGGAAGATCCCACCCAGTTTTTGAATATTCAGTAG